The sequence GGTAACATGTGCTCTGAATACCTGCCATTCCCATGTGGGCCAGGATCGTAAAAGCTGAAAACAAAAGGGCACATCCATCAGGAAGGGGAAAAAAGGatcaatttgaaatataaaggtCTTCAATTTTACTCCATTTCAGTAGTGATTGATCTATGACAGTCCAAACAAACAACATTTCTATAATCATAGTAGCCAACTGGAGAACCTTACACAAGTACCATAAGGTCACCGCCATGTATGAGAACAGTACTTACCGATCAACATAGCTTATATTTGTAAACATAAGATAGTTGTAGATGTAGTCAAACTTGTACAATGGCACACAACTGCAATGTCAGATAAGATTTGATCATTCAGTCAGGGCAgtcaaaattatatcaaattcagGTTATTTTCAAGATTGAATGGGTAAAAGCTACAGGAAGATATAATCTGATACCTATCAGAAAGTAACACAAAGTGTTGGTTATCAGGGTCTCTAAGAGCATTCGCCAATAGGCGTCTCTCTGCATCAATCATCGAAATTTTTCCCCATATCACCTGCAAAAAAATTCCCCGAGCCAGAATTTATTAGCTGTTCACCAGATACAAACTCATTTAGTAATTGGAGTGACATGTGATCTGTTTTTCGGTCAATGAACATACACTAAAAATATAGCTTTCAGTATGTCTAATAACATGAGATAATTCTACCATTCATCACATAGTTTATAGTGCATGCTACAGGTGTCCCACTACTCATTACAAGGGTAGCATTAACATGATCTCTACATCATATATGGTTAAATTAACTAGTTTTACCAACTCTTTGGAGATTAAGCATGGATTTGGGAAATCAATATCTGCAGTACCGTGATGATTTTGATGCAGATAACATCCATCCTTTACCAATAGTCTGTCAGAAAGTTTAAATTTTCCCACTCTCAGAACAACTATTGATTGGTCAAAATTTGTTCCACATCTTCAGATATAGCAAACAAGATAGTTTTTACAAGATTTATGCAGATGTTTTGGTTCATTATCATTAAAGAGTGCTGACTCCAGAACAGAGGGACAATTGAAGAAGGCATCAGGTCACCACTGATTCATCTTTCAATGGCTGACATTTGACATTATCAGCAGAGCAGGGGAAATGGTCAATCAGGAAAAGGAAAGTGGACAGCTTATAGAAGGAACAGGACTCCAAGAGCACCAAGGCATCATCCCAAAAGAATATCCCGAATGGGTGGATTAAAAGAAGCCAAATCCTATTAACTCATCTAGCATGTCCTTTCTTACAAGCTCCAGATACAACATATGTGATTGACAAggcaagtttgtttgagaaatcaTTGGCCAGCCATCTATTCTTAACAATGGGAAACCCAAACCTAGAAAATAACTAATCACCCTGTTAATTTGAAAGCAGAGCAAGCACCAGAAACCAAGAGACTATGTgtaaccaaaaaataatgaagaaactTAGAGGCCTGCAAAGCCCTGAAACAAATGCAGCAAACAGGGGAAAAGTAGAAAGGCAATAAGATATTCTTTTAAACATACATCCAAAAGTgtgaaaaatcaaagtaaaacaataatagattaaatatatgaaaatccGAAAAGGCACATCACATTGACATTAAATTTACAAACCTGGTCACTGTGTATATCTTGATTAACAAAGTAACGGCTCACATGAACTGGTTTTTCCTTGGATGCATGCACATAAACAGAGAATCTATCCTCGTGACCCTGGCAGACAAGATAAATTTGTTTCAGCTACAGGTACTTTTATAACAAGATTAGAGTCTACCAGAACATACAACAAAAAGGAAATCTGTCAGCAAACATCAGCAGTTTTGACATTGATTACAGCATATTAACATCCCACAACCTAACACCTAAACTGCACAATGACATCGTGTACATAGCGGAACCACACAGAAATCTGAGTTGGCTAAATCAATTGTGCAAACAGCACCTAAAACCTGTAGTATTTATTGTATATGCATTATGGACCACATAAATCACTAAAAAAGCTTTACTAGTTTAGGAACATCAACCGTTACAGTTCAGAACGACATGCAGCTTGACAATATTGACAATGTTTTTCAATTGCAACTTCACTGGAGCATGTTATAACAGTCAATAATGCAATGAATTTTGTGATATTACAATTTCTTTGgggataaaaatcatatttccaGCTAGGAGTTCTGGAAATGAATCTTTGTAAAATAAGCTTCCAGACAAGATTGTTTGTACTACATTTCAGAGTCCTAGCTTCACGTCTTCAAACATATTATCAGATCTAATACAGAGAAAATGATGACTATATGTATACCTTTTCTCCTCCAAAGATTCTTTTACGTTTTTTTATCCTATGACATGCAAGAAGAATCTTTCCCATGAAACTATCTTAAACAACGTGTTGCATTCATCCCTTCCTATCAAATCATTtaaacattcatcaaaaccatCTTATCTGTATTAGAATACTGGGAAGAGTCTTCTAGCTAATGCAATGTGCCAATTTCTAGCTTGTCCAATCCAAGACATAGATGGGAACTAACGATCATCAATCAATATAGAGTTAAAGCCTTATCTATAAATTCAAGATTGGTAGACAGTTTAAATATGTTTACTTATCGAAGATTGTCTGAAACATGAACATGCATAAGCTCCATCTATTCTTGTAAAAATGATAAGCCACAACTAGAAAATGATTTCTTTGATCCAATAACTTTAAAGGcaataattgataataattccACAGAATGTATAGAAAAGATATGAATATTTAACATAAGGTGAGATCAAAGCTTACAGAGAAAAATTTGTCCCAGAGTTTCTCGAAAGGTAATGGGCCAGGAgtcaaaaacataaaagcaaTTTTAGCGTTCTTTGTTGGAGTAAGAGATGCACTCAAAATTTCCCTAATCACAACACGAGAAGCAATTTCTTCATCTGTAAGTTCCCTTGTAGGAGCAGGCGGAAGCCAATCTGTTAGAACCTGGCATCCTCTTGAAGAAAATACATAACAAGCATTCCTGCTTTGCGGTGGATAGATATAAGCACAAACTAGAAACAGGCTGACCATTGAAACCAAAACAATAATCCATGTTGGCCTCTTCGAAGGAGGGCGGTGGCGAGCTACAGGCAAAATCTGCATATCACCCATGCCTAGACGCCACACTTGAGATGTCTTCATCCACTACAAGCACATCAGAGAAGAAACTCCCAGTGATGCATCACTTTACTCACAGCCACATTTCACCACTCTCTCTCAAACAAGAAATTAGGATTTGAAAGCAAGAAGGGATTCtccaattgattgaaaaaaatctcCAATAGAGTGCAAAAAATCTGAAGTCAGAAAGTAGAAATAATTAGTTGGTGTAACATAATCCATCAATTAATATTCGACATGTTAAAATACACCTATTTGGATTGCATAACTGATAATCAAGTATAAACCCCGGgaacaaataaaagaagaggaataGGTTTGCTTCTTAACAAATGGGGCAGAGACTCTTCAATGCTTGGCAATAACAAAGAGAAAACCATTTTATTTGCAAACATGCCCTCggaaaacaaaacaaggaaaaacaGCACAATCATGCCATCATTAACCCAAACTAATCGCCAGAGAAATAATAACACAACCATTAACCAAGCCAAGAAATCGCACAACAAACTCTCAAACATAAGAAATAATGTAGGTGAGGATCTAAGagtaagaaggaaaaaactaaaaggaaaagggGTATAATGTCAGAAGGCACCTTTATGGTCAAATCAAGCACCAATCAGATGGCACTTAAGAATTTACTTTGCTGATAGCACAAAATCTAAATTCTAAAACTCAAAATCTTTATCCCACCTTTTCTAAGCAAACAAACTGAGCCAAAAAAGGTGAATGCTTATTGAACAATTGAAGATTAAAACCAAACCATGACgaaagatcaaataaaaaacaagatcaagaaacttaaaaggaaaataaaaaagcctAGATGGATACAAACAATTCAAAGTCCTCGAATTGCCCAACTACTAAAACCAAACCCGTATCCCCTGCTTCACcaataaattcatataaaaaacaaacccctGGAAAAAAGTCAAACCAATCCACAACAATTCTTAAATATCAAAATCTTCACACTTCAATTCCCTCTTACAGTTCCAAAGCAAAACACAAAACCCACGACTcacaaaatccaaaaccaaaatgCACACTCAATTGCACTGAAGTCAACCCCTCCCCTTcctaaatatcaaaattttcacACTTCAATTCCCACCCCCTGTTTGgttcccaaaaaaataaaagaagcaatcttttcttgcaataaaattcaaaagtacaCTGAATTAGCCTTTCACTTGACCAGCCTAAAACACTCACTTAGATCCATGCAACCATACAACAATTCTTAATACCACCACAACCcacaaaaacacaacaaacataaaaaaaaaaaaaaaaaaaaaaaagattcattctTTCCTCTCCTTTCACTTCCTTTTCCTCAACTCTTTCCCTCAAAACCCAAACAACAAACATGAATCAAAACCCCCCCGCCCCcatcaactaaaaaaaccaatgaatgagccaaaaacaataacaacaccTGATAAAGCTGAACAGAGAAGAAACCAGATCTCAAATTCTCTCAATCAATTCAAAAGCTTGATtcaaaaagatcaaatatttcTCCCCTTATTGGCTGTTCAAGATCTGGGGCCACCCAAgaaccacaaaaataaaataaaaaacaaaaacccagaaaGGAAAACTCtttatatttacatatataGCGAGAGGTAAGAGAGTGTTTGTGTCTGTCTCTGTGTCTTCGTATGATCCGTTTATGTGTGTTGCGTTTTGTTGTgagtttcttcttctctctgttGTGTTGCTggctgtctctctctctctctctctctgtcttaatatatatttttgtctctCTTACATCCAAAAATGGTAAGAAAATGGAGAAGTCTTCCTATGTGAGTATGTGGTATCATCCGGTCGTTATTTAGGGAAGGGCTGGCTCTGTTCCAAACAGAAAAACAGGTAGGAAATTCAAGCCGGcggattatttttgttaatttagtagtaattaaattgattaagctTGCTTTgattaggaaaagaaaaaaggaaatgtGTCTTGTTGCATGTTAGGGAGTGACCTCTGGGTGGCCGGTGTTTTGAATTGAGTTGGAAAATTAGGTGTGAAGAGGTACGTTTAATTTGTATACATTTAAACATcattcattataaaataaaaataataattatggggtcaatgtttttttttttttctttgctttagtACAAGATATTGACTTTGCAATTTCTTATTGATTTGTTCAAATTTTCATAGATATTTAGGTCTATGGAGGCATAGTTGGAACAATTCaaagtttcaaaaaaattaaatatatatatacatacacacacacaatagcaaactataaattataatttattagtgGAAATTTCAATTCATTACACAATTTTTTATCTCTTACTTAATATAAttgcggttatttttttaaagtacttttcgattataaatatatcaaaattatatattttttatttaaaaaaattatttttgatatcagctcatcaaataatttgaaaacactaaaaaaatattaatttaaaattaaaaaaaaataaaataaaaatttaaatttttaaaaaacacttttaaaacacaaaaataaatattaaaaaaccttCTATTATttcattctctctctttctcttttttttttggatttttatgagtCCTTGTCCATCTTTTGGGaattggtctttttttttaattcttattctaATTATGATGTGATTTAGAGATATTGACTTTTCTTACCTAATTCCTTGTATTGATGGTTTCACAACTCTTACCATTGAATCAAACATGCACCCTAAATGGAAGGATCTTGCTTGCTATgatcaaaatacatataaaaaaaattaatattttttcaaaaaatagaaaataaaatcctttttaattgtttgCCATGTTTTTATTGCCCTACAGCAAATATTACATCTATTCCTAGACCTTTCTCCCctatataaatgaattaaaaaaatagaaaaaaatggagTAATAATTTAATTCCCAATTTTACATGTAAATTTTTTGCAGGCTAGGTTGCATCAGCCAAATGGGTCAAACCAAGCTCTATTTAATTGCTATGCATAGTTttgttcaaaattatttaattttcaactatGTAGGAATGGAAAAGGAAAGGTCTCACATTGATTTGATCGATCTGACTGTTTCTAAGAAATACTCTGCCGCtaacaatataatttaataatggGCATGGAATGGTCATTTAATCCATAATTAGAgtcttagaaaaaataaattaatttaacggTTTTAAACATAACTTTCCCatatctaattaatatataaaaaactaattttttatatcattttaagatTCAAACCTTCATCAATTTACTAATAATCTACAAAATAAAGTGAAGCAATTAATTTTAGATGTTTActaattaataacaatataattctttttttggcaATTATTATTGGCTCATGTGACATTTGATAAGGGCTCACACACATATGACACATTTCTTCACGTGGAGAGGGTCTGCTGTTGACCTAAACAAACTTTACTATAGGCTCCAACAaatcatgcaaaataaaataggattcattgtttattttttctcttgaaaCTTTGTAACATGGCTTGTGAGCCACAATTATGTGGTCAcactataaattaaatattcaatcattttttaaaacttaattaccctatggaaaaaaaaaatatttgtcatgTTATCTTATGATCGATGAACAAATTTTCAAATGCTAAGCTTGTATTCATGAACCTGTTTTCCCCCCTCATCCATGCATGATTCGAAGGATCTCGGAGTaagtaaatcaataaataaaacaaatattttaatttttactattgtttgtttataaaatagtcATTTGCTTCAAgttctttctctctgtttgGAATTTTGTTCTAACTCATGGGAAATGATACTGTATTATTGAGGAATTATTTGGCATAAAGACTCGccaatttttcttcctttcttgtaaaaataatatataataaactttaaagATATAGATTAACTGGTTAGGTTCTAAGTTtattcactaaaaaattattaatttgagttttataaagttcaagatttataaaaattagttgcaaactaaatattcataataataataataataataataataataataataataataataataataataagtattgttactcaatttcttaaaaaaatattcttaatttctAGAAGTAGAACGGTCGATCTCCAtgcttttatattatatatatatatatagagttagTGCTCTGTTGACATGCAAGATCAAATTTGGTGTCTAAGAGTTGATTTTTGGGCGTTGAAAAGTAAACGTGAGACGAGAGAAAAACCTTTTAAAGGATTTTGCATTTGCTTCTAAGGTAATGTAATATACCAAATACAGAGACACAGTCAATGGCGAACAGTTGTCTTTCAATTTATCAGAAGATAACATTGTCCAGTTAGCACTACTCCCTATAATGACGCTTTTTTCTATCTTGTTTTCCCCACTTTCTGGGTATGTAGAGTTTGGAGTTGttcatgctatatatatatatatatatatatatatatatatatatatatatatatatatatatattttgttgaatGGTGCTAGAATCAAGTGAGaaatgattttctttaaaatattaatgctaataatttaatacagtgacataaaaatgaattttttttatatattcattcatttatataacatttatttatgtaatgtttgattactattttaaaacggaaaaactaaaaataataaaaatataatggacatatctttatgtattttttattttccaagtacaaaaatttatttcaaaactatcatatatttattttatatttttaatcaatatatatatatatatatatatatatatatatttattatttttgttttttctatcttaaaaacaataatcaaatactTACATACAAATGACTTACTTGTTAGGTGATAAGAAAATCTTAAAAGTAATTCATGAGTGCcctaaactatttaaaaaaaacgaaagaatGAAAAAGTCATTAAGTTTATAATATGGAATGTTAGATCTAACccatctgatttttttttgggtttgaataaaaaaaaactcctcaTTAGTTTAATGGTTTGCAATTATAAGTAATcattttcagttcggtttggattttttttttaaaataaccaaactaaaattaaaaaaaaaaaaaccgaatcgaaaTCAGTTCAAACTGACCACTTTCAGTTCTGTTccgtttggttcggttttttaggacaaaCCAGTTCAAAAcggtttagtttgatttttcaatttgactcggttttttttggtttggcttggtttttttcagctttttttttgtttggttggtttggttttttcagttttagacttataaaaatataaaccgaaccgaactggtcggtttttttcaaaattttaatctgtttaatcaattttttttcacggctcgatttttttaattattttttttctagtttttctcggtttaattaattttttgatttttttactcactTCTATTTATAATAAAGTGATTGTCTCCAACATGCTCAATcagatgaattttaaattttttttaaaaaaaccttataatattttcattgatttactaaaataaaaaaaaattattacttctTCGTAGATTCTTTACAGCTTTAATATCTTGGAcaagttgaattaaaaaaaataaatgtaaggTCAACAGCTCCAAagaaaactatattaaaattattgaaaaggtATGATCCATCTTAGCTTTTTTCCACAAGAACCTAATTAGCTGTCATGTTTAGTCTCTTGGGACAACCATAAGCTAATCACACCTcttaattatattcttaaactCCTTACAGATCTATCCACGTAACCCCATTTGCTTAGTGCCACAATAATTGCCTAGTGTGCCCTAAAGCCCATCATCCAACTTTACGGCCTCCACATTCTTAACAGgtttgttaaatatttataatttaattatttgagattaaacttttttaatattgttgtaaaagaaaaggtttttaatattgaatgtaGGGATTTAGGAGAGTACTTGAGGATTTATTAGCCCTAGATTCAACAAATGTCTCCATGTAAGCTCACATGTCTCCCTTcctattccttttcttttattccaCTCCTAACTACTTTTGTTTGCCATTGATTTTTATAGTACTTTGCACCAAAATAAAACACCTTTTcggattaatttttatttttagatgtatttaaaaaatatatttcatttaaaaatatcagattgatattttttttagtgtttttttaattattttaatatgttaattttaaaaataaaaaattatttaaaagcattttttagtaaaagaaatacttttgaaaagttttatgcattacaatatcaaacatatcTTTAATAATAGGTAAACTTGCTTCATTTAGTCATTCAAGttgttgaaaaatatcaaaccaatcatcttatttaactttgataGGTCAAACCTCACATTTTCCGATGTATTGTTAATTACAGTTTTGTCATCCATCTAGGTGTGTACATGTGAGAGATAAAAAATGAACTTTTGTTGCACAAAGGGACCACATGTGACTCAATTGAAAGTTTGAGGGTTGTAGAggctaatttgatcaaattattgGTTAATTACAAGATCTAATTGTGTTTAGTTTAATTGACATCTTAGCTAAATCATTAACAAGAGATAAAATTGCATTGTAAattcatttacaaaaaaatttataaactctAAAGTCAACTAACGTTATATCTAAATAAACTATGGATAATCATACTCGAGCTCTTATAgcttaacccatcaaacctgctACTCGAGTCATGAACTCTAATAGAttcataactttaatttttaaaattacttttcacttgattatatgataacaaaaataaacgttcataaaattaaatataaaccaaatactagaatttttatttgaaactaaaataatcttatataaaataaaccaaaaataaattataaagactaatttaatattaaccaaacacaagaggatatattgaaataaagcaataaaaatattgaatacaAACATAATgttattgataaaatttaaaaaagaaagtaaaggaaaaaaaagaggtaaaaaaaaagaaacctccTTCTATGTTCATTTAGGTCAGTTATATCCTAACCTTTTTAGTATGAAGTGTTTTAGCCCTATTGTCAACACCAAAAAATCCATTCATAAGAAAGAATTATTGGAAATGGTGGTTAATTTCTATTGGAGGCAATCGCACTCATTTCATTTATCGCTCTCCAATCTGAAGTCTCTCTCCTCTATCAACTACTTGATGACATGCTCAGGGCCCAAAGTATAACTACGAGATATATATGCTTCCTTCCGGCAACTGAAAAGGATAGGAGTCCAAATTGGTGGACATGATCTGGTTTTCACCCTGgattctccctctccctctctgtcTATATATACTTATATATGATATGGACCAGTAATTCTATCCTGCATGCACCCGGGGATTGTTCTTACCCTGCGAAAAAAGATTATTGACTGTGTGTCGGCATCGTAAGAAAATTAAGGAAGCTTTTTGAATGGGTAAACAGAGACTATTCCACTAATTCTGTTTGGGAAAACATTGTTCGTACAGGCTCATGaacactgttcattgaacagtacTGTAGAGAgttcgtttttaaaatcatatagaaaatagatttattttcaattgacGTTCAAACTAACGAAGGGTAAcattcaaaagtaaaaaatcacCATCCCTGATGATGTGGGTTATACATAAAATACGTTTAGCAACACCCAAAAGaatgcataaaattaaaataaaccttCAACGAAGATTGAGAACATGGTTCCGAGGTCTGGGCTCAAGGTGCCATCGGCAAGCAATTAGCTCTTGAGAGGCTCGCATGAGAAAACGAAGAGCAAAGTTGAGCCAAGAACGACCAGCTGGCGGAATACATATTGCTCTGTACGTAGCAATTGGTAGCCTGCCGGCAAGTCGTTCCTGGCTCGGTCTCTACTCTTTTGTCTTTTCATGGAAGACACTCAAGATAAGCATCAAGAAGCTTCAACATTGTCCCTAATTAATTACATCTCCTAATGCAACATCTCCAGtactctcttctttctctactAGATCTCAATATCAATCTTGTGCAGCATTGTCTACGTATTTATAGCCCAAAATATTCAAGGAATACGGATTGCAAATCTCTATCCAAACCATCACGCCACCTAGCTAAGGGTATCAATGCAACTAGGTCAATTTATTCTCTTGTCATCCAAATAAGCATGAGGCAGATCGATATCATAAGAAGTGGCAATATAATATGTCAACGGGAATTGATTCTTGGACTTCAGATAGAGTGGTATGATAAGGTTCCCTCTCATATGCAAGGCATCTGCATGGCCAGTACTTAGATTAGTTTCATATCCTTTCGTGAGAGTATTTCTCTTACTTTTGTAATTCAGAAGCGTTTCAAGTAGATTTTCTCCCCTAAATCCTCAAATCTTCTGAATTGATATGATTGTGAGCTAGTGCTGGGGGATAAATGTTTTGTTCGGTATAATATCATTCACTTTTTTAATTATCTGTTTTTTTCAACGTAAAAAAGAGATAATTGGTTGTGAAAAtacttcaaaatcaaataaagtgTGGAAGCAAACCTAAACGATACCAGATTATTGAGGAGACGCGTAAGGGAGTGTCATTTAGGGTACTCGTTCATGGACCTGCATGTGTGAGAGCTCACATGCATTATTTTAGGCGGCTCGAAATTTCTTCAgctaaaagttaattttattcttcgTTAGCATGTCAAAGTCAATTACACAGAAGCTGCGATGCTCATCAGAAAGGATCTTGGTATCGAAacatacaacaaaaacaacGAACACGATCTaacatagattttatttttgtccatGTTGGCCTCTGAAACCAAAACAATAATCCATGTTGGCCTCTTCGAAGGAGGGCGGTGGCGAGCTACAGGCAAAATCTGCATATCACCCATGCCTAGACGCCACACTTGAGATGTCTTCATCCACTACAAGCACATCAGAGAAGAAACTCCCAGTGATGCATCACTTTACTCACAGCCACATTTCACCACTCTCTCTCAAACAAGAAATTAGGATTTGAAAGCAAGAAGGGATTCtccaattgattgaaaaaaatctcCAATAGAGTGCAAAAAATCTGAAGTCAGAAAGTAGAAATAATTAGTTGGTGTAACATAATCCATCAATTAATATTCGACATGTTAAAATACACCTATTTGGATTGCAATAACTGATAATCAAGTATAAACCCCGGgaacaaataaaagaagaggaataGGTTTGCTTCTTAACAAATGGGGCAGAGACTCTTCAATGCTTGGCAATAACAAAGAGAAAACCATTTTATTTGCAAACATGCCCTCggaaaacaaaacaaggaaaaacaGCACAATCATGCCATCATTAAC is a genomic window of Populus alba chromosome 18, ASM523922v2, whole genome shotgun sequence containing:
- the LOC118039530 gene encoding glycosyltransferase BC10, giving the protein MKTSQVWRLGMGDMQILPVARHRPPSKRPTWIIVLVSMVSLFLVCAYIYPPQSRNACYVFSSRGCQVLTDWLPPAPTRELTDEEIASRVVIREILSASLTPTKNAKIAFMFLTPGPLPFEKLWDKFFSGHEDRFSVYVHASKEKPVHVSRYFVNQDIHSDQVIWGKISMIDAERRLLANALRDPDNQHFVLLSDSCVPLYKFDYIYNYLMFTNISYVDRFYDPGPHGNGRYSEHMLPEVEMKDFSKGAQWFSMKRQHAVMVLADSLYYSKFRDYCKPGLEGKNCIADEHYLPTFFHIVDPGGIANWSVTHVDWSERKWHPKLYRSQDVTYDLLRNITSIDLSIHVTSDEKKEVQVQPCLWNGITRPCYLFARKFHKETIDDLLQLFSSYTAL